The proteins below come from a single Deltaproteobacteria bacterium genomic window:
- a CDS encoding C4-type zinc ribbon domain-containing protein, which produces MKDQLKLLEQLQEIDQKIERIKSDIDFFPREAERLEAALGEDELVATEIKDELAIHEKQKKEFDEELTINTEKLTKFKERLREIKTNTEYQASLKEIDQATKRNTEIEDELLELMEKTEEESKKLETAEADFAEKKAAMEEEKRKLLANREKMEAELETVRGERDTHLKTILPEAAAVYETVSSRLKRGPVIISVNGNACSGCHMHIPPQLVNDVMRYEKLYQCPNCHRIIKVED; this is translated from the coding sequence TTGAAAGATCAGTTGAAATTACTGGAACAGCTCCAGGAAATAGACCAGAAGATTGAGAGGATAAAAAGTGACATTGACTTTTTCCCAAGGGAGGCTGAAAGGCTCGAAGCGGCTCTTGGTGAGGATGAACTGGTAGCAACGGAGATAAAGGATGAGCTGGCAATTCATGAAAAGCAGAAGAAGGAGTTTGATGAGGAACTTACCATCAATACGGAAAAGCTGACCAAATTTAAAGAAAGATTGCGCGAGATAAAAACCAACACTGAATACCAGGCCTCCCTCAAAGAGATTGACCAGGCAACGAAGAGAAACACCGAGATAGAAGATGAGTTGCTTGAACTCATGGAGAAGACGGAAGAAGAGTCTAAAAAACTGGAAACGGCTGAAGCAGACTTTGCCGAAAAGAAGGCTGCCATGGAAGAGGAGAAGAGAAAACTGCTTGCAAACAGGGAGAAAATGGAAGCAGAACTTGAAACCGTAAGAGGGGAAAGAGACACTCATCTTAAAACCATCCTTCCCGAAGCAGCAGCCGTTTACGAGACTGTCAGTTCAAGGCTGAAAAGGGGGCCTGTCATCATCAGTGTTAACGGCAATGCCTGTTCAGGGTGTCATATGCACATACCGCCTCAACTGGTAAACGATGTCATGAGGTATGAAAAGCTCTACCAGTGTCCCAACTGCCACCGTATTATCAAAGTGGAAGATTGA
- a CDS encoding Nif3-like dinuclear metal center hexameric protein, translated as MILIKDLFSIMEEIAPARYAADWDNVGLQIGNPHDGARGIMVALDTSLAAVKEAASKGFNLLVTHHPFLFSPVKTIDFSTPQGKIIKEAIGSGLTVFSAHTNLDSTEGGINDMLGDLLGLTETSPMEPFEGNNSAGMGRVGSVKGEKNLGEFAALVKERFNVDSIKVLGNGDKKISRIALCGGSGGSLIRLASKLGAQLYISGDISYHQAREAEDMGLSIIDPGHFSSEKIVVEGLAKILREKLQIKKIDLPVAAFCGEKEPFVVV; from the coding sequence GTGATTTTAATAAAAGATCTTTTCAGCATAATGGAAGAAATAGCTCCCGCCCGCTATGCGGCGGATTGGGATAACGTGGGTCTGCAGATCGGTAATCCTCATGATGGAGCCCGGGGGATTATGGTTGCCCTCGACACCTCGCTGGCTGCCGTAAAAGAAGCGGCATCAAAGGGCTTTAACCTCCTTGTTACGCATCACCCTTTTTTATTTTCACCGGTAAAAACAATAGATTTTTCCACTCCACAGGGAAAAATCATCAAAGAAGCGATAGGTTCGGGACTTACGGTTTTCTCGGCCCATACAAACCTGGACAGCACAGAAGGGGGAATTAACGATATGCTGGGCGATCTTCTCGGTCTCACAGAGACTTCACCCATGGAGCCCTTTGAAGGGAACAACTCGGCAGGTATGGGGCGGGTCGGCAGTGTGAAGGGAGAAAAAAACCTGGGAGAATTTGCCGCGCTGGTCAAAGAGCGTTTCAATGTTGACAGCATCAAGGTACTTGGCAATGGGGATAAAAAAATTAGCCGTATCGCGCTTTGCGGTGGCAGTGGCGGCAGTTTGATAAGGCTTGCATCAAAGCTTGGGGCTCAACTCTATATTTCAGGGGATATAAGCTATCATCAGGCGAGAGAAGCCGAAGATATGGGCCTGTCCATTATAGATCCGGGGCATTTTTCATCTGAGAAGATTGTCGTAGAGGGCCTTGCGAAAATCCTGAGAGAAAAATTGCAGATTAAAAAAATTGACCTTCCTGTTGCAGCGTTCTGCGGTGAGAAGGAACCTTTTGTTGTAGTATAA
- a CDS encoding cytochrome c biogenesis protein ResB yields MYKYLSSIKLTLLLTYLIVAVTMTGSFALLFHREDFDTIDSYVLINWISRNSPALSWWIILLIALVFIFSINTILCTYERLAALVKAWRGKQIEAADDEETRVSEDIEKERGLRLRAFLPYIAHIGFLIALAGHLAGSLWGFRGAEIPVKKGEIYKIKEAPGLLLKLNDATMEIGRRGYPEEMWATVDLLSGKKILKKHKVEINSPLVYRDIAVYIKNVQSYTKGIILNSSDGERTFSFLLAPGKDAYLGAGGLTVTAGKIDERYGAMEILLFKDMKLVARKWLTPYNPSYKTLSYDGMTLSAGKLSISKTAVLTVNKDPGAKIVFWGLLLFAVSLLAHLFYRRSK; encoded by the coding sequence ATGTATAAATACCTGAGTTCCATAAAACTGACCCTGCTTCTTACCTACCTCATTGTGGCGGTAACGATGACTGGCTCCTTTGCCCTTCTTTTTCACAGGGAGGACTTTGATACGATAGACAGCTACGTCCTCATCAACTGGATTAGCAGAAACTCCCCTGCCCTGTCATGGTGGATCATTCTTCTCATAGCCCTTGTCTTTATTTTCTCTATTAATACCATCCTTTGCACCTATGAACGTCTTGCAGCCCTTGTGAAGGCCTGGAGAGGCAAGCAAATCGAAGCAGCAGATGACGAAGAGACACGTGTCAGTGAAGACATAGAAAAAGAGAGAGGCCTCAGGCTTAGAGCATTCCTTCCTTACATAGCCCATATCGGTTTTCTTATTGCCCTGGCGGGCCACCTTGCGGGGAGCCTCTGGGGATTCAGGGGGGCAGAGATCCCTGTAAAAAAGGGGGAGATCTATAAAATAAAAGAAGCCCCCGGCCTGTTGCTCAAGCTAAACGATGCAACCATGGAAATAGGCCGGAGAGGATACCCTGAAGAAATGTGGGCCACTGTTGACTTGCTTTCCGGCAAGAAAATCCTCAAAAAACACAAGGTAGAAATAAATTCGCCCCTTGTTTATAGAGATATAGCCGTCTATATAAAAAATGTACAATCCTACACAAAAGGTATTATTCTGAACAGCAGTGACGGGGAAAGGACTTTTTCTTTTCTCCTGGCTCCCGGCAAAGATGCCTATCTGGGCGCCGGGGGATTGACGGTAACGGCTGGAAAAATTGATGAAAGATACGGCGCCATGGAGATTTTGCTTTTTAAAGATATGAAGCTCGTGGCGAGAAAGTGGCTTACCCCTTATAATCCTTCCTATAAAACCCTTTCTTATGATGGTATGACCCTCTCTGCCGGGAAGTTAAGTATTTCCAAAACAGCTGTTCTAACCGTCAACAAGGACCCCGGCGCAAAAATCGTTTTCTGGGGGCTTCTCCTTTTTGCAGTCTCACTGCTGGCGCATCTTTTTTACAGGCGAAGCAAGTGA
- the ccsA gene encoding cytochrome c biogenesis protein CcsA yields MQYTANLLSMGALTLYIISFAVALTEALKNREGTPLFRFILIPALLFHLAALIVRSYYVGHAPMANLYETLLFFSFCVGISTLVYGLRYPVRMIELISLPVAWMLLFLAIRADHKFTPLFLALKTIWFEVHVMASFAGYALFTLSFSAAFFFLFYMNKDFKKGKIYEEMVNSANVWGFSFFSLAMFSGAIWAYLAWGNYWFWEPKTIWSFILWFYFAGIIHGHYLKSWRGKRVAWMTIFGFAVVIFTYVGVGLMMKSSHNL; encoded by the coding sequence ATACAGCCAACCTCCTCTCTATGGGAGCACTTACCCTCTATATAATCAGCTTTGCAGTGGCCCTCACGGAAGCATTGAAAAATAGAGAAGGCACCCCTTTATTCAGGTTTATCCTCATTCCCGCCCTGCTCTTTCATCTGGCAGCCCTTATTGTAAGATCTTACTACGTAGGTCATGCACCGATGGCGAACCTTTACGAAACGCTTCTTTTCTTCAGTTTTTGTGTCGGGATCTCTACGCTTGTTTACGGTCTTCGCTATCCTGTCAGGATGATAGAGCTTATCTCACTGCCCGTGGCATGGATGCTGCTTTTCCTGGCCATAAGGGCAGACCATAAATTTACGCCCCTTTTCCTGGCGCTCAAAACGATCTGGTTTGAGGTCCATGTGATGGCCTCCTTTGCAGGCTATGCCCTCTTTACCCTCTCCTTTTCGGCAGCCTTTTTCTTCCTTTTTTATATGAATAAGGATTTCAAGAAGGGGAAAATCTACGAGGAGATGGTTAACTCGGCCAATGTATGGGGATTTTCCTTTTTTTCGCTTGCCATGTTCAGCGGCGCCATCTGGGCCTATCTTGCCTGGGGTAATTACTGGTTCTGGGAACCGAAAACAATCTGGTCATTTATTTTATGGTTCTATTTTGCCGGTATTATTCATGGTCATTATCTTAAAAGCTGGCGCGGCAAAAGGGTCGCCTGGATGACCATTTTCGGCTTTGCAGTTGTCATCTTTACTTATGTAGGCGTAGGGCTGATGATGAAAAGCAGTCATAATTTGTAA
- a CDS encoding FmdE family protein, whose translation MPEGQSNWKESFFDEAEEIRMKDPLSYVLGAMDEGEVMVFKYADAVKMAGHSCAAVSGAYKITAKAVKFLYGDEPGVRGDIKVTIKGKPTDLAYGPMSQVMSLITGAATETGFHGLGGGRFGRYQLMNFDEDNFVFNTFIFERRDNGKKVKIVYNPQALPENPRMGEVAGLTISGAASKEQKEEFFSLWQGKVKKILLEEDRYAGLFEVEEVA comes from the coding sequence ATGCCCGAAGGACAGAGTAATTGGAAAGAGAGTTTTTTTGATGAAGCAGAGGAGATCAGGATGAAAGATCCTTTATCTTATGTGCTGGGAGCCATGGATGAAGGTGAAGTCATGGTCTTTAAATATGCAGATGCCGTAAAAATGGCGGGACACTCCTGTGCAGCCGTATCAGGCGCCTACAAGATAACAGCCAAAGCCGTTAAATTTCTCTATGGCGATGAACCGGGAGTAAGGGGCGATATCAAGGTAACCATTAAAGGAAAACCGACGGATCTCGCTTACGGCCCCATGTCGCAGGTTATGTCTCTTATTACGGGCGCTGCCACGGAAACAGGTTTTCATGGCCTCGGTGGAGGACGTTTCGGCAGGTATCAACTGATGAATTTCGATGAAGACAACTTTGTGTTCAATACCTTTATCTTTGAAAGAAGAGATAACGGAAAAAAAGTAAAGATCGTCTACAACCCTCAGGCGCTCCCTGAAAACCCGCGTATGGGTGAAGTGGCGGGCCTCACTATTTCCGGCGCTGCCTCGAAAGAGCAGAAAGAAGAGTTCTTCTCACTCTGGCAGGGAAAGGTAAAAAAAATATTGCTTGAAGAAGACCGGTATGCCGGCCTTTTTGAAGTAGAAGAAGTGGCTTAA